AAGGCGCCCCGTTTATACTTCAAGATGTGATCCTCGACGAGGTGTTGCCCAGCGAAGTGCTTGTGGAGATGAAATACACCGGGCTATGTCATACTGTATGCTTGCGTACTTCCTGCAACCAAATTCAAGGCTCTGCTTGCCCTAACTGCTGCTAGGATATCGTTGTCCAAAACGGCGGCATGCCCATCGCCAACTATCCGGTCGTCCTAGGGCACGAAGGCGTGGGCATTGTGCGATGGATCGGTTCCGCTGTGTCCAACAAGTCACTGAACCCTGGAGACACAGTGGCTCTCTCTTTTCACACTTGCCAGCAGTGCAAGAACTGCAAAGCCGGCCGGTGCGGTGGTTGTCCTGACATGACCAAAGTGAACTTCCTCAATACTGCGCGCACCAGTCCCGGCTCCAAATCCCCTATATCCCTACCGGATGACACTAGTGTTCATGGTCAATTCTTCGGGCAGTCATCGCTCAGCAAGCTGGCTGTCGTCGCGGAACGCTCTGTGGTCAAGCTGGACGCAAGGCCGGCCGAGTTACCATACCTGCCACCAATGGGCTGCGGATACCTCACTGGCGCAGGAACCGTTCTGAACGTGCTCCAGCCGCAAGGCCACGACAGGATCGTGGTCCTGGGCCTAGGCGCAGTCGGATTTGCAGCGATCCTGGCCGCAAAGGCCCTTGGTGTGAGTCGGATTGTGGCCGTCGACCTCGTTGGCGCAAAACTGGATTTGGCGTTGTCGTTGGGCGCTACAGATACACTCAACACTTCTGCAAATCCGGACCTTATCC
This sequence is a window from Aspergillus puulaauensis MK2 DNA, chromosome 6, nearly complete sequence. Protein-coding genes within it:
- a CDS encoding NAD(P)-dependent alcohol dehydrogenase (COG:Q;~EggNog:ENOG410PHRP;~InterPro:IPR013154,IPR013149,IPR002328,IPR036291, IPR011032,IPR020843;~PFAM:PF00107,PF08240,PF13602;~go_function: GO:0008270 - zinc ion binding [Evidence IEA];~go_function: GO:0016491 - oxidoreductase activity [Evidence IEA];~go_process: GO:0055114 - oxidation-reduction process [Evidence IEA]), with the translated sequence MEQPNNIHTQAYVVNQKGAPFILQDVILDEVLPSEVLVEMKYTGLCHTDIVVQNGGMPIANYPVVLGHEGVGIVRWIGSAVSNKSLNPGDTVALSFHTCQQCKNCKAGRCGGCPDMTKVNFLNTARTSPGSKSPISLPDDTSVHGQFFGQSSLSKLAVVAERSVVKLDARPAELPYLPPMGCGYLTGAGTVLNVLQPQGHDRIVVLGLGAVGFAAILAAKALGVSRIVAVDLVGAKLDLALSLGATDTLNTSANPDLILGLREILPDGADNIIDATGAPRLLENSIQCLAHGGTLALVGVPPPHATLSVNALDLLLSCKRIVGVIEGLSDPRVFVPQLFQLFRDGRFPVDRLAKVYPAHQLSQAIEDLKSGLASTSRSNSMLVIAS